The Labeo rohita strain BAU-BD-2019 chromosome 22, IGBB_LRoh.1.0, whole genome shotgun sequence genomic sequence ACCGGCATGTCCCCTTGCCTTCAACCTACAATGCGGCGGCGGCTTTCCGGACTATAACATGCACATATCCAGGAGCGGCCCGCGTCAGCCGCGGGTGAGATAGACACAGAGCGAACGCGACGCTGCGGATGCGCGGACAGgactagtgtgtgtgtgcgtgtgcgtgtgcgtgtgcgtgtgtgtgtgtgtgagagagagagagtgtgtgtgagtatgtgtgctcagtatgtgtgtgtgtgtggagctcAGGCTCCTGCATTGATCCACCCTgatagaaacacacacagagagacacAGAGGGGGAGGACGATGAAAGAACTCACTGATCCGTCGCAAAATAATCAATCTGTTAGTTTGTATGGCTATTTAACCCGtgcatttgctaaaaataattagttttataATATCAGTTGCAGATGTTTTAATGACAAGCGCAATCAATGTCTCAGTCTGAGACAATATGTTTGGGGAAACTGCATGAATCTacactgttcaaatgtttaccaCTGTCTCTTAAAATAAGCTCTGTACAATATGCCTCTCTACATTTGGCTTACATCACCACCTAATGGATTTAAAACAGTACTGCGTTTCTAACACCATCTTATTAAAAGCTTAATGGAGATTTTTTGATAGAGCACAAAAATTAGAGCCTACATGTCTATACCTgaacaattcatttaaattgtatgttgGGGAAATAGTCAATAGATTCTAAACTTTCACAGTTGTTCCTAGTTAGAATTGTTAGAATTAGTTAAAATTGCTCCACACCGCCAGAGGGAGCCATCATCTGGGTTCTAGAAGTGTGCAACACAATTCTAGTGGAAATTGAAGCACAAAGATATATGCTGAATTGGAAATGACATAGTAGTATTCTACTCTTACTATTTTTGCCtgataacaaattaaattattattaaaagacaGAGAATGGTAAAACATATACTATActagatttattcatttatttattttctgcatgGCCaaatacaggggttggacaaaataatgtgaaaaCCCACTATGCGAGTTAATATAAATTTTGTAGACTACAATGGAAAATGTTCCAAATATCCTTTGGAACTCTCAGGTATtgcttttttatcttttgttgTCTATATTCTCTGGTTTGTATATCAGTGTAGTGTAAGTGTAGTGTAATTTGTGTACATCCAATAAGGATAAATCATTTAACCATTTAACCTTAACAGCCCAGTTGTGTAGAGTTTGAAGAGCAACagtctttattattataactgctTTTATAAAGCATGGTGAGACTTCATCAGCAAAGAAGAATGATGGGCAAAAACTTAAGTCAATGATAGAGATTGTCAAACACTAAAGACTGTGTCCGAACACAGAACTACTGCAGCAAATGGACAGCGTAACCTAATATTCACATTGAAGACCCCATTTCCACCGCAGAGAACTTCACAAAGCCAGCATCCATGAAAGAGCTTCGATTGCTGAACCTTTTCTCTGAACCTCAGAGAAACCAGTGCTAAAATGTGAGAAAGATGGAGTCTTGATTATAAAACCTGAACAGTTGGAGCATCAAGATGAACTTCAGCATCTGACTTGGCAGCTCAATCAGCTGACTTGAATGTCATCAAGCTACTGTAGACAGTTTTGGAAAGAAGAGTGAGAAGCTCATTCCTTCAACTCCTTCAACCACTGGCAGATGTTCTGATTAGGGTTGCAACGGGGCAGAAAACTTTTCAAGTgaatttccaaaaattaagtttttccaaaagtttcaaaaaaaaaaaaaaaaagtcctggaAATTTACCAGATAATTACCTTTTTGCAGCAAGGAGTGAGAAGCTCATTTCATCCTTCAACCACAGCCAGATGTTCTGATTAGTGTTGCAAAGGGGCAGAAATTTTCCAGTAAATTTCcaaaattttccaaaaaaatcctggaaatgTTCAGACATTTCCTGGATATTTCCCTTTTTGGAGAGAACAGTGAGACGCTCATGTTGTTCTGATTAGTGTTGCAAAGGGGCAGAAAATTTCAAGTAAATTTCCAAAGTTTTCCAAAAGTTTCCAGAAAATCCTGGAAATGTTCAGAAACATACCAGATATTTCCCCTTTGAGAGAGAAGAGTGAGAAGTTCATTCCCTTCTTCAACCACTGGCAGATGTTCTAATTAGGGTTGAAAAGGGGCAGAACATTTCCAgtaaatttccaaaaattgccAAAGTTTCCAAAAGATCCTGGAAATGTTCAGAAATTAACCGGATATTTCCCTTTTTGGAGATAAGTGTGAGAAGCTCATTCCCTCCTTTAACCACTGGCAGATGTTCTAATTAGGGTTAAAAAGAGGCAGAAAAATTCCAgtaaatttccaaaaattgccAAAGTTTTCCAAAAATCCTGGAAATGTTCAGAAATTTACTGGATATTTCCCGCCCCTTTGCAACCCTAGTTCTAAATAGATGTTCATTTAGCTGGAGACTATTCAAAAGATGTATGAACCTATTCTGAGAAGGCTGGAAGCTGTATTAAAGGCAAATGGTGGTAAACCAACATTAAAGAAATGtgttctcaatattttggtcaAACCCTGTAGGTTTTAAAAGATTGAATCAAACGTGTAAGCTAAACAAACATGTAAAGATGACttgttaaaaggatagttcacccaaaaaaggcCATCACCATCTAAAAGACTGCTCCTTAAGCCAGTGGCTGTGATGGCTCTTTTCCACCAAATCTTAAGGAAGGCTTCTTTTAGGTCCAGAACCACATATTCTTCAGTAAAAATTAGAAGAGAAAGCTCAGGAGGGTCTCATTTTCCTTTAGAGAATAAGAAATCCCAGCCCTCACCACTACAACAGCACTTCAGAAAGTGTAcagctgcaacctatttctggATATGGGAACTGAAAAGTCTACAACCATCAGAGGGAGTCAGTGAGCTAAAGTTCCTACAAATCAACTTTCATCTGATGTTGGATGCAGGTGATAAGGTGAAGTAGGATCTTACAGCCATGACCAATAAGCTTCTGTAGAACTGATAAGCTATATGGTGCaaataaaccaacaacatgaaatcaaacaaGCTTTGttaaaagtgaaattttatTGCAACAGCAGAGTATGTGACAGAAGcattttttcactatttttttttccagagtcAAGAATACCTCTGACTTTTTATAGAAACCGATATGTAACGTGTGGGTAGCCATTACAAGATAAAACACTGAACTCTTACTAAGCAataaaacactataaatgtataaaaacaaaacattcaagGCTTTCCAAGTCGTAACATACAGCATACTAAAATCAAGACATCCTTCATTTTACAGGCACTTGAAATTTGAACTCAGTGACAAAGTCGTCTTATAaacattttctgtgttttctcaACAGTCTGTCTCTATGAGTACTTCTGAATTATATAAAAAGgtcataaacaataaaaaaaaaagtcatataaacaGTACCTTTCTGTACATTGAACAAACAGGaccttttaaataaattaagaggCTCCCGAGACAAtccttctaaaatataaaattggtCAGTGCATGGTTTGGTATAACAAACGCActattttactacattttgaGCGGGCAAACTCAAACTGAGAGGTGACAGGGCAGCTTTTGGTACAAACCCCATTAAGAACCAAATGTTTGAGGAACcttctaaaacattttattaaacatatattcatatatatatatttataaaagaaagaaatggtgGAAAATATAACAAATGCCAAGTCTTTTTGTTCTTGAGGCAAGACACTTGAATCTGAATGTTTAGGATGGAGGGTTTTGAACCATGGCTTGCAGGAACATCCAATTCTCTCACACTTTACTTTCAGAGGGCAGATCGCTGAGGGCAGTGGTGATGTCGCTGAAAGACAGTCTGTCTTTGGGGCTGGCGGCCCAGCAGCGCACCATCAGCTTGAAAACCCGAGATGGACACCCCTGAGGAGGAGACAACTTCAGCTTCCCTTCCTGCAGAGCTGTAGAGACACAAATGAAGAAAGTTAGGAAGAAATCCCAACCGTAAGCCAATATGCAACCCCACTGACTCATTGTGAGGCGCACCTTCTAGAACTTTGTCATCTGTGAGGTCGGCGTACGGCATCTCCCCAAAACTGAACACCTCCCACATGAGCACTCCAAATGACCACACATCCGTCTTGGTGGAGAAATCGTCCTCAAAGACGGCTTCAGATGGGAGCCAACGCAGAGGAATCCAGGACTGGCGATAGTGGTAGTACTCGCTGTGTGGAAACAGACACACAagcacagaaaataaataatgacaaattttGTCACCACAAGAGGGAAGCAGTGTGAATAATAATACATGGAGAACATTCACAAGTGTGTGAACAATCACTACAAGAAGCTTTTTGAATTCAAAAAGATGACTTCAGTGAATGTTCTTTTCAGTCctcattttataaatgaaaggCTCTGGCTTTAAATGTGGATTAGGACTTCCTAGTAAATTCAATtgcttaaataaaaatcaaatgttgTAGAATGTGTTTTAATTATACCTGTTGTAGACGTCTTTGCTAAGGCCCAGAGCAGACACTTTAATCTGTCGTTTGGAAGAGATCAGGCAGTTACGTGCAGCCAGGTCTCTGTGGACGAAGCGCTGGTTGGACAGGTGTTCCATCCCTCGAGCCACCTGCAGACACACCGACACCTGCGAGCAGACAGCACAGAGTGAGTGAGGTTTGtcctgatgtgtgtgtgtataaataagagattgaAGACAGTTATTAACTACCTTCTGCTTGGTGCTGAGTGGTTGGACTTTGACTTTCTCATCTTTGCTCTTGGACACTCTCAGGTATTGCTTCAGATCACcctaaaaataaatcacacacCGTAAAATGAAACAAGAACATGAGTAAAGAAACATCTCAGGAAACAATATTTCAATTAGCACTTGAAAGTACAACTAAAATAAAGCCATATGTCACAAGAACACATTACTGTGATGCTATCAGGGGTAAAAGAAAATGTTGTCAGAAGAGAAGTTGGTAAAACCCCTTCAATTTTGGCTACAGATAGATGGACAACAGTAGGATAAAAACAGATAGATATACGAATGGAcaaagacagatagatggacagaagAATGGACacgtagatagacagatagatgtaCGGACATAGACTGATGGACAGACGAACTGACACAGgcagatggacggacagacagacaagatAGATGAACaaatagacagatggacagatgaacTGACACAggcagacagatggacagacagacagatgaactGACATAgataaagacagacagacagatggacaacagacagagaaagacagaCGAATGAACACAGCTAGATAGATAAACGAATGAACACGGCTAGATAAACGAACggataaagatagatagatagacagacagatgaatggacaggtagatagacagagagacagacagatagtcagatagacagatagatagatagacagacagatggacagacagacgaacCAAcataaaaagacagacagatggacaacagaaagacagacaaatgAACAGTTAGATATATCAATGAACACGGCTAGACAGAAGAACGGacaaagatagatagatgaacaaatagacagatggacagatgaacTGACACAggcagacagatggacagacagacagacaaactgaCACAgataaagacagacagatggacaacagacagaagacagacagatgaatgaACACAGCTAGATAGATATATGAATGAACACGGCTAGATAGACGAACGgacaaagatagatagatagacagacagacagacagacagatggacaaacGAATGgacacagaaagacagacagacagacagacagacaaactgatatatacatagatagatagacagagagacagatggacagacggactgTTGCAGGCAGATGGAGACAGAAGGacaacagatagacagacagatatggacagattttagtttatttgtttacacgggcaatgcacattaataaacatgactGTAAATGTGCCAGAATTAGCCAAAAAGGCTATTTTTCCATCTGCAGACCCTTGactgaatgttaaaaaaaaaaaaaaaaaaaaaaaaaaaatgaacagacagacagatagacagacagagatataAGACAACAGGGAGACAGACAAATACATAGACAAGCAGACATATAGACAAATATGTGAATAAACGGACATACAGGCATATAGATAGACCAATGGACATATAGAAAaacagacatatagatagatggatagatatagagacagacagatatgaTGCAGTGAGCCGATGTTACCATGTCAGTGTACTCCATGATCATGTAGTGCGGTTCCACTTCTTTACAGATGCCCAGTAGACGAGCGACATTGGTGTGGCTTAGCTTAGCAAACATGTCACATTCACGACGGAAGTCCAACTGCATCTGCTCATCACGGGTCTGGAGACTCTTCACCAGCACTACAGTCTCCTCCTCATCCTCACTGGACTTTGCTTTCGCCAGCAGCACTTCACCAAACTCTCCTTTACCTGCAAgaggaaaaacataaaatagatTCATTAATTTCTGCAAAAGTTGTTTAAGATGTTAATGCTAGTTATAAACTAGTCTGCAGGGCTTTGTTTTTGGTAGTTAATTGCTGTACCGAGTGTTGTGATGGTGTGCAGGTTGTTTCGGGGGAAATGGAGCTTATCCTGACTGCTGTGACGTTTGTTGTTTCCGCTGGCAGCCATGTTGGTAAGCGCCACCTCCTCCTGGATCTCTGCTGTGGTGTGGCCATTCTGTTGGACGTCTCCTACAGGATGATCAGAAAACTGGATCAGAAAACTGGGtctatttttttcacaatttcatGCTAGCAAAAGTTAACACCACACACCGTTGAGACATTCCACCTCTCGCTCGTCTCCGTCCTGTCCCTTCTGGAGTCTCTTGGCATTGCGCCTCTGCTTGCAGTAAAACATGAGGCCCAGGACGATGATGATGTAAGCCACGGCTGCCCCCACTGACAGACCGATAGTCTGTATCATTTTGTAAGGGGTCTTTTCATCATCTGCTAATGAGTGCTGAACTGGTTTTTCTGTAGacaaccacacacacagacaaaatgcACAGGGTTTTTAGAAAGAGCGTTTTGACTCCGGCTTAAATAGTCTCCTTATAGGAATCAAGTGACAAGCTGGCATGAACATTCAATTAGGATCTAACAGTCCTGAACTTGCACCACAACACAATTTGATGTGCCCCTCCTTTCTCTGAAGTCAACACACTGCTAGACTCAAAGCATCTGTAATTCAACCTAATGTGGAAATTGAGTTGGTAGTCCGAGATGGCCCAAAATTGGTTTAGGGTGAACTTTAAAACTGTACTGCAGCATATATATCGGGTTTCAAAGAGCCATATAGTACAAAATTGGTTAAACACAGCTGCGAGGAGTACACAGCTCCAAGAATAGCAGTGGCAGATAAAGTGTAATGTAAACAAGGAATAAATGGACAGCACAACAACAAGATCTAATCTTTACAAGCAGGACATGGTCCCATAGAGTGCTGCAGGgatgatgtatttttgtaggccaactAAGGATCCATTGACAAAAAGGATTTTTCTATTGGATaaattgcagaaaataagcCAAAAGTTTGATTCTTACACGTTTTGTTTATCATGACAAtcttaaattaatttcattttatgagTTTTTAAGACTAAATACATCAACCTCTGTAGACGTGTTCGCAACTAccttagaaataaataaaaagttttatgaGTGGGAAATCTATTAAATATCTTCATCTTGTGTTTACTACAGATCTTATTTTCAAGCATTTAACCAAATATGTATTCAAAAAAAGTAATGACATTTTGACATTATGAGGTTAAATTGTTCAtaatataacatgcatttagaaattagatggggtgaattttcatttcatggtGATTTTAAACATATTCAAATCACTAGTGTGGTTATACAACTTCAGCTTTTTTAGCTGCATACTTGTGAGCTACTGAAATTCCAAAGCgtacatttttgacaaaattcaaaatggtaaTATGGCAGACCCTGAAAGTTAgagtttaattaaacaaatcacacatttaaaattgtgatttttgatAAATGTCTCTCAACAGAAAGTGTCTACTGAACCGCCTCAACGAGTCATCATATTGTCAAATCTTCCTGCGAAATACGAACAAACTGACCTGCCTACAAACACTTCCGCTAATTGGTGTGTATACACATCATGTCGAGAAGATGATGTTTTCCATGATACCACAGTAATACAATTTGACCCTTCTATTGTGTGTTTCTCATTTTACAGAGTACTGCTTCTCTAATGTTGTAGAGTTCAGTGGCAGATTCGCTAAACGCAATGCTTGTCCATGAAAGATAAGTCCATACcttctttatttggaccaaCAAGCGTCTCTGAACCACAACTTGTAAAGTACGATTAATATGTTATGTGTGCATTTCCAAGTATGCATATAGTGCAAATAGTTGATAATTCACTGTGACCTcatttcctaagaatgtgtcGATTAATGTACACTGTCGTTGTTCTAATTactttgcttaataataaagaaCGCAGAcgtattttggtttacaaactctattgtttcatcagttagtcaTGTTAGCACTCGGCTAACATatccaccattattgttttgtgaaGCGTTTCGTTTCTGACATGCTTTGTATATGGAAAGACCAATTacaacagacttggccagctgaccaatcagaaagGGGTTTACAGACCTTTAAACTGCTTTAGACtcgttattaaatgtatattctgataaaattacaatgttttctgaccttaggagcatttaaacctgttgtaggggacaatattaggacactttaaaataccatatgacctgctctttaataaCTTTTGACAGGGAAAGTCTCAATGTAATTACGATGAAAATAGAAACTTATACTAAGACAGTAAACAGGCTTTAaatgtacagtactgtgcaaaagtcttaggccactagtattttcatcagctaaaaatggtttaaaatcagttaaagtcagtctgttgctatagtgtgtcagtaggaaatatcagtttacatttcccaTTTTgctattaattataataatccagtgagatttttgtatggagcacaggctgttgtcagactccttgtgcaaacagagatctgatctctccatcattcaatccagtctgtcttaagaaacagcaaaaacggagacagactaaatccagaagaactgtggcaacatctccaagatgctttaagagacctacacctacaaagctacagtactgttaacatttttaggcagttaggcacataaaatgaggatgctgtcaaaaacaatgtcataaatagattttctttatcaatgaccatctattaactaaaataaatgagcatatgatgtgaccatcctttgtgtttaaagcagcttttgccctatgtgcacttgtgcatagtttttcaggtagctttgcaggtaggttccttgaaacatcttggagatgttgaaacagttcttctggatttagtctgtttcagtttttctgtgtcttcatgtcattccagagacagactggatgatggtgagatcagatctctgtgtggagcactggctgttgtcagactgcctgtgcaaacaaaaatctcactagattattacaattaatggcaaacagaatgtttggaaatgtaaaccgatatttttttactgacacactacagcaaaagatagaaataacttactttaaaccattttttagctggtgaaaatactagtggcctaagacttttgcacactACTGTACATGTATATTTGACAGGTTGTTAGTGCCAGAAGATCTGAAATAAACTGCAAATTTGAGAACCTCCATAATTAGTAGTACAAATTTGATGATAAGCCAGCTTTAGGGGCTGCAAAAGACACTTATCCAGAAAATAAGAAAACCAACAGATTTAATGCTTGAAAAATGAGAAGGGTATCAGACTCACCAACAACGTAGAGCTCTGCTGAAGTGTGTGCAATGTTACAGCTGTTTCCTGCAATGCAGGTGTAGCTTCCTGTGTCCTCCATGCTGACGTCATGAATGACCAAAGAGCCGTTGGGCATCTTCTGGAATCTGAATTAGCAATAAACAAGAAGATTCTTGAAACAGGGAAATACTAATTCAAATCTTCCAATAATAACACTTCAATCTGAACTCAAGAAAGCTGAAACACTGATTAAGTTCAGCTGTACCTGCTCTTGTCCGCCTCCAGAAATTTGTCCTTTTTCTTCCACTGGATGAAGGGAGGAGGGTCTCCAGTGGCCTGACAGTGAAGTACTGCAGTGTGTCCCTGATATACTGTGGTATTCTCTGGCTTGAGCTTAAACACcacataaactaataaaatgggagaagaaagaaaagaaatacagaGACAGAAAGATCAATGGATATTTTCTATGAAAACAAATCCATGATTTAGTTTACTCCAACATTGTATCTTGTCCTTATTTTCCCCAATACCTGCAACGGTGAGCTGGACAACAGCTCTGATCTCTCCCTGCTGGCTGTTGGAGGCAAGGCAGGTGTAGTTCCCGGCGTCTGCCCGCGTCACTGTGGTGAAGTGCAGAGTGCCGCCCTTCTGCTCCACCCACGCAGGGATATCACTGCTATCTGCAGGGGTGCCAGAGAGAAAGACACACATTCACTACATGGAAACCCAGGACTGTCATCAACTTTATCCAGCACcagatgttttcatttttaaggacACATAATGCAAAGCTTTCTAACTccacaaacacagacaaatcCGTCTATAGTCTTTGAATGGTCCTCTAATTACGTTTAGAAACATTTCACGGTCATTTGTTCTGTATTATGACTAAAATggattatgaaaaaaatatataggtgGGGCTTTGACAGGAATGTGAGCTTAAACAGGACTAAATCATTGAAAAAAAGTCATGCATACATTTGtctcaaatgtaaaaatttggGGAAAAGCAAAGAATGCTATAGGAGTTTAAAAGGTATACTTCAGGGTTTTCATTTTATGCATTCTAAAGTGAACCACACAATGGTAGACAAATCTTCTCTGTCAGACCTGTCCTGATCCAGCGGATGGTCGGGGGCTGTCGGCCCTTCGCTGAACACTGCAGATGTCCTTCCTTATTGAGCTCCAGGCACTGGTAGCCCTGTGGCGTTGGCGTGAACTTCAGACGCTCTGAAACAGACACCGCAATAGCGAAAGCTGTTGAGAAGTGCTCTGTAACACAGCCTCGAGTGGCTTTTATATATAGGCATTATATCAGCCACCTTGACATCCAGACAATGGCCTCAGCCATTGGAAAACctacaacaaaacaacagataTAAAACAGCACACAACAAACGTTCCTCACCAAGTACATATACCCGCGCCTGGGCGTTAAGTCTTCCCGCTTCCGTTTTGCTCTCACAGCTGTACAGGTGGCCGTCGTACACCTCCACGTTATTTATACGCAAAGTTCCATTGGAGAAGAGCTTGAAACGAACATCCTttacaaaagagagagagagtgtgtgtgacaACATGATTACTACATTACTGCTTGATCGAATGTGCAGAGGATCGTCTTTCCCCAGTAGAAAAGTCACCACATCCTCGTTTTCAGACACATCAAAAGCCTCCTCTCGCCTCAGGAGGCAGCTAGAGATTGTGTTACGAATCTGATATCGGTATGACATCACTGTCCCACTCACCTCAGCGCTGATTGGCTGCATGTTGCGGTACCATGTGACCTCGGGTTCAGGCGTGGCACGTGTATGGCAGTGCAGGTATCCAGCGCGCCCCTCCTCCAGCTGACTGTCCACGGGTTTTTGGATCCACTCAGGTTTGGCTACACACAAAGAGCAGATGTTTAGGATCACAACAGCAATAATGGACAAGagttaaaatgaaattacagttttaCAGCAGACATCTAGCAAAGGAATATTccatttttttacttaatactATTAGTAAGATAGACAGAAATGTGCTGCTAACATATTGCTAACATGCTTCAGGAACTAACGAGTTTTAGCACATTGATAGCAAGATTTTACAcactgctaacatgttttagcacattactaacatgattttacagtctgctagcatgtttaagcatgctgctagcatgattttacaCACTGCTAGTATGCTTTAACAGTGCTAGCTTGATTTTACAcactgctaacatgttttagaacATTACTAGCATGACTGTAGACTGCTagtacgttttaaaataatagcatgttttttcaGTCTCAACCTCAGACATCCAAAATGGGACATTCCCTCAAAATGGGAACATTTTGGGAGTTTGGATGTCAACACATGTTGACTAGAAAGTGTTATCTTTGTCCAGTGTCTGGGCCATTTCTCCCCAGAAGTTGTGACcgataaaaatgtctttgtacTCTTTTAAAGTGGACCTGCCACATCTCTGAACTAGGGGTCGACcactgtgtttttcagggccgatgcgGTTACAGATTATTAAAGATCAAGTAGAccaataaccgatattttgaaccgatatatatgtctggtgtaaaaatttaaatttacatcaaaatgaagaaattaatctttaaattcttttaaattcttttaactGCAAATcggttttcaaaaaaaacaatacgGATAACCATAGAGatgcttaatatcggtgccAATAATCAGCTAGGATAATCCGTCAACCCCAACTGTGACCCCCCTTATGCAAGCACCTGTTGATGCGGGCACTGACAACTACTGATGTTGTCTCTAGTAGTTTGTTATTGCCGTTTCGTCTTTCCTTTC encodes the following:
- the ptk7a gene encoding inactive tyrosine-protein kinase 7a, coding for MGLWTRRNERKLINAESVFLAFTLVAEVILVQAASFSFTKEPKSQDALHGRSAMLRCEVNDPQGVIYSWKHNGEEVTNSERRFLEGGNLKFTAIDRTLDSGNFQCFASKNSTAEEYHTGEASFNIKWLESGMVSLKSPESEADIQSSSQVVLRCNIDGHPRPTNRWHKDGTLLSEKNYKINNKDRTLTLPNASPDDNGVYYCCAKNAAGHVCSNDNFTLNIIDKSFPQPVVKPEDLVVMRNEEALFHCQFTAEPQPTVEWYHENELVTNKSRVFILSNGTLFITQVKQRNTGLYRCVAQGPRGPPVTLEASLRIAEIDEMMPKQSRVFTADSLERVPCRAPSGHPEPEVWWEHAGQRVPAEGRVYQDGLYLIFSPTRGEDSGIYTCFAQNKAGQKKQELTVTVATKPEWIQKPVDSQLEEGRAGYLHCHTRATPEPEVTWYRNMQPISAEDVRFKLFSNGTLRINNVEVYDGHLYSCESKTEAGRLNAQARVYVLERLKFTPTPQGYQCLELNKEGHLQCSAKGRQPPTIRWIRTDSSDIPAWVEQKGGTLHFTTVTRADAGNYTCLASNSQQGEIRAVVQLTVAVYVVFKLKPENTTVYQGHTAVLHCQATGDPPPFIQWKKKDKFLEADKSRFQKMPNGSLVIHDVSMEDTGSYTCIAGNSCNIAHTSAELYVVEKPVQHSLADDEKTPYKMIQTIGLSVGAAVAYIIIVLGLMFYCKQRRNAKRLQKGQDGDEREVECLNGDVQQNGHTTAEIQEEVALTNMAASGNNKRHSSQDKLHFPRNNLHTITTLGKGEFGEVLLAKAKSSEDEEETVVLVKSLQTRDEQMQLDFRRECDMFAKLSHTNVARLLGICKEVEPHYMIMEYTDMGDLKQYLRVSKSKDEKVKVQPLSTKQKVSVCLQVARGMEHLSNQRFVHRDLAARNCLISSKRQIKVSALGLSKDVYNSEYYHYRQSWIPLRWLPSEAVFEDDFSTKTDVWSFGVLMWEVFSFGEMPYADLTDDKVLEALQEGKLKLSPPQGCPSRVFKLMVRCWAASPKDRLSFSDITTALSDLPSESKV